One Bacteriovorax sp. PP10 DNA segment encodes these proteins:
- a CDS encoding TrbI/VirB10 family protein: MLILLSLLISVGDSYAKITLKEDKLAQIRPIQNARRKKVVHSKADDLLKKIHDQNEKLNALLNSQETRPVIWDGSKKIETTKIYKGLLLNSIVSTNLESPLIVQVFAGQELPTGTKFACKGVTNNKRVLAYCDRMITPTKEVVVKVQVLNTDGTAGLRGEYNDGKDSYIAGAVVSSFGKGLLTASTSKLATPLGAFNEINDKNKVLEGLASSAQTSSDVLLDEMKSQEPKVFIEAGKPVLIYFMEGLDAY; this comes from the coding sequence ATGCTTATTTTATTATCACTATTAATTAGTGTAGGAGACAGCTATGCAAAAATTACGCTTAAAGAGGATAAATTGGCCCAAATTAGGCCGATTCAGAACGCTCGCAGGAAAAAGGTTGTTCATTCAAAGGCCGATGATCTTTTAAAAAAGATTCACGATCAAAATGAAAAGCTGAATGCTCTTTTGAACTCTCAAGAAACTCGCCCTGTAATATGGGATGGCTCAAAGAAAATTGAAACTACAAAGATTTATAAAGGTCTTCTTTTAAACTCTATTGTTTCGACAAATTTAGAATCCCCTTTAATAGTTCAGGTCTTTGCAGGTCAAGAGCTTCCAACAGGAACTAAATTTGCCTGTAAGGGAGTTACTAACAATAAAAGGGTTCTTGCTTATTGTGACCGAATGATCACTCCAACCAAGGAGGTTGTGGTTAAGGTTCAAGTTCTTAACACGGACGGAACAGCTGGATTAAGAGGTGAGTACAACGATGGGAAGGACAGTTATATCGCTGGAGCAGTAGTTTCTTCATTCGGTAAAGGACTTCTCACTGCAAGCACCTCAAAGCTTGCGACTCCACTTGGGGCCTTTAATGAAATTAACGATAAAAATAAAGTTTTAGAAGGACTCGCTAGCTCAGCTCAAACTTCGTCAGATGTCTTGTTAGATGAAATGAAATCACAAGAACCAAAAGTCTTCATCGAGGCAGGAAAACCTGTTCTCATTTATTTTATGGAGGGATTAGATGCGTATTAA